A genomic segment from Biomphalaria glabrata chromosome 16, xgBioGlab47.1, whole genome shotgun sequence encodes:
- the LOC106068999 gene encoding uncharacterized protein LOC106068999, whose product MNFPILPYSPIIIDAKCHHFYYAVSKCLSCHDNTYRSHVKKELLKLWTTDLNKNNVLPLLSVRTGLDLYLTALNFPKGSEMIMTAVNIPDMSTIVKHHGLVIVPLDISLDTLEPKLELLDKLITTKTVGILVAHLYGRVIPMDNIIVIAKQKNLIIIEDCAESFNGFTHIGNPLSDISLFSFGVIKFYTSFGGCIAKVRDQNVYKKMCDIQQTYPLQTADIYFKKVLKYLVIFSWLQISPLPKIGRIVLNQFGVDYKALFVKWMRGFPDQMLKMIRCQPSTALLATMLYRQRNFNQTEFDLQKQKAEYFFQKLPLGFKPVGMKADINNFWLCPVLVDSPDEVVKQLNLHGVDAYRGATQLKNIEPCDDIAHRFTLLDGISSKETRSTSLCYPHEAKYLIEHVIYLPVSKFVPFDCLDNMLKACAFVMKTFHQSVPSVQGKLLKSKL is encoded by the exons ATGAATTTTCCTATTCTTCCATATTCTCCAATTATTATTG ATGCAAAATGTCACCATTTTTATTATGCAGTATCGAAGTGTCTTAGTTGTCATGACAATACCTACAGGAGCCATGTTAAAAAAGAATTACTTAAACTGTGGACCACTGACTTgaataaaaacaatgttttgcCTCTGCTTTCTGTTAGAACTGGACTTGATTTGTATTTAACTGCACTCAACTTTCCGAAAGGCTCTGAAATGATAATGACTGCTGTTAACATTCCAGATATGAGCACCATAGTCAAACACCATGGTCTTGTCATTGTTCCACTTGATATTTCCTTAGATACACTGGAACCTAAGCTTGAACTCTTGGATAAATTGATTACAACAAAAACTGTTGGCATTCTTGTGGCTCATTTATATGGAAGAGTAATACCAATGGATAACATTATTGTGattgctaaacaaaaaaatctaattatcattGAAGATTGTGCTGAATCATTCAATGGTTTTACACATATTGGCAATCCATTATCGGACATATCATTGTTTAGTTTTGGTGTTATAAAATTTTACACTTCATTTGGAGGATGTATTGCTAAAGTCAGAGatcaaaatgtttataaaaaaatgtgtgacaTTCAACAAACATATCCTCTTCAGACtgctgatatttattttaaaaaagttttaaagtatTTGGTTATTTTTTCTTGGCTACAAATTTCTCCTCTACCTAAGATTGGACGAATTGTTTTGAATCAGTTTGGAGTGGATTATAAGGCACTTTTTGTTAAATGGATGCGTGGTTTCCCTGATCAAATGTTGAAAATGATTAGATGTCAGCCAAGTACAGCACTTCTGGCTACAATGTTATATCGCCAGCGAAATTTTAACCAAACAGAATTtgatttacaaaaacaaaaagcagaatatttttttcagaaacTACCACTTGGTTTTAAACCTGTTGGAATGAAAGCTGACATTAATAATTTCTGGCTTTGTCCAGTTTTGGTT gaTAGTCCAGATGAAGTTGTAAAACAGTTAAATTTACACGGAGTTGATGCTTATCGAGGAGcaacacaacttaaaaacattgAGCCTTGTGATGATATAGCACACAGATTTACTCTACTAGATGGAATATCTAGTAAG GAAACAAGGAGCACTAGCCTGTGTTATCCTCATGAAGCCAAGTACTtaattgaacatgttatttACCTGCCTGTCAGTAAATTTGTTCCATTTGATTGCCTAGATAATATGTTGAAAGCATGTGCTTTTGTTATGAAAACATTCCATCAGTCAGTACCCAGCGTTCAGGGAAAATTGTTAAAATCAAAACTGTGA